The genomic segment GCGCCGGCGGGCTCACCTTCCTTCTCTATCTCTGCACGGTGGTGACCGGCGTGGTGCTGATGTTCTACTACCGGCCCACCGGCGAGTACGCGTACTGGGACATCAAGTACCTCGACTTCGACGTTCCCTTCGGAATGATCATGCGCAACATGCACCGCTGGGCGGCGCACGGCATGGTCATCTTCATCTGGCTGCACATGTTCCGGGTCTTCATGACCGGCAGTTACAAGCCTCCCCGGGAGTTCAACTGGGTCGTCGGCGTCAACCTGCTCACCCTCACGCTCCTGCTCTCGTTCACCGGCTACCTGCTCCCCTGGGATCAGCTGGCAATCTGGGCGGTGACGGTCGGCACGAACATGGCGCGGGCCACGCCCCTGCTCGGCAACGAAGGTCCGTTCGGCCCGCAGCTGGGAATGACGCCGCGCTACGACGCTCGCGCGCTGCTCACGGCGGGGACGGTGGTGGGAGCGCCGACGTTGCTTCGCTTCTACGTCCTGCACTGCATCTTCATCCCCGTCATCGCCTCGATCCTGATGATCCTCCACTTCTGGCGCATC from the Deltaproteobacteria bacterium genome contains:
- a CDS encoding DUF4405 domain-containing protein, with protein sequence MNVPEPEKRRTSLGEIVTNNYVWRSIFRHGYADTPRNRVLQVSANVWLHLHPSKMRRHGIRYRHTWCAGGLTFLLYLCTVVTGVVLMFYYRPTGEYAYWDIKYLDFDVPFGMIMRNMHRWAAHGMVIFIWLHMFRVFMTGSYKPPREFNWVVGVNLLTLTLLLSFTGYLLPWDQLAIWAVTVGTNMARATPLLGNEGPFGPQLGMTPRYDARALLTAGTVVGAPTLLRFYVLHCIFIPVIASILMILHFWRIRKDGGISGPL